ACGTGCTGCACCTGCCGCTGCGATTCGGCTGGCGGCCGCGCACGGTGCGGGCGCTGCTGAGCAAGGTCGTCGAGACGCGGCCGGACGGGAAGGGCGGCAGCGCGCTGTGCGAGACGTGGGACAACGCCACGCTCGCCTGTGACGTAGATGCGCCCGGCGGGCAGTACAGGTTCCCGATGCTGCTGTCGACCAAGCGAATCGCGCCGGGCCACAACAACACGTGGTTCATCCGCATCACCGGCACCGAACTGTCGGCCGAGTTCAGCACGAAGGACCCGAAGCGCCTGGCGACGCTGCCCTACGTGCCCGGCGGCGAGCAGGCTTGGCACGTGGTGGACGTGCCGTACGCGTCGGCCTACCCGACGATCACCGGCAACATCTTCGAGTTCGGCTTCAGCGACTCGATCGTGCAGATGTGGGCCGCGTTCTGCGACGAGGTCGCGCACGGGCGCACGGGCATGCGCCAACCGCTGTACTGCGCGACGCCCGAGGAGGCGGCCGGCAGCCACGCGGTCTTCACGGCGGCGCTAGAGTCGCACGAGCGGTCGACGGCCGTCGCGCCGCGGTGGGAGTGAGACCGACCATGATCGCAGACGCAAGCGACAACCCGCCCACCGACCCACGGCTGCCGCAGGTGATCGTGGCGGGGCACATCTGCCTCGACCTGATCCCGCAGCTGACCGGTCCGGCGCGCGTCGAGCCGGGCCGCCTGGTGAAGATCGGCCCCGCCGCCGTCAGCACCGGTGGGGCGGTGGCGAACACCGGCATCGCGCTGCACCGCCTGGGCGTGCCGGTGCGGCTGATGGGCAAGGTCGGCGACGATTTGTTCGGACGTGCGATCCTCGACGTGCTGCGTGGGCAAGACCCGCGTCTGGCCGACGCGATGCGCGTCGCGACTGGCGAGGCGAGCAGTTACTCGATCGTCATCAGCCCGCCGAACGTCGACCGCAGCTTCATGCACTGCAGCGGCGCCAACGACACGTTCACCGCTGACGACGTGAACTACGATCTGCTGAGCGGCGCGCGGCTGTTCCACTTCGGCTACCCGCCGATCATGCGACAGATGTACGCCGACGGCGGCCGCGAACTGCGCAGCATGTTCGGGCGCGTGCGCGAGGCGGGCTTGGCAACCAGCCTCGACCTGTGCCAGCCCGACCCGGCCAGCGAGGCGGGGCGCCTCGATTGGGTTCAGCTGCTGTCGGGCACATTGCCGTTCGTGGACGTGTTCCTGCCGAGCATCGATGAGCTGCTGTACATGCTCGACCGCCCGACCCACGACAGACTGGCCGGCGGCGAAACGCTTAATGCCGTGATGAATCGCGCCCGCCTCGCGGTCATCGCCGACCAATGTCTTGCGATGGGCGCGGCGGTCGTGGCGATGAAGCTGGGCGAGCACGGGCTATACGTGCGCACGAGCACCGACCCGGCGCGGGTCGCGGCGTTCTGCAGCCGTCTTGGTTTGGACCGCATGGAGTGGTCGGGCAAGGAGGCGCTCAGCCCCTGCTTCCGCGTCGAACGGGTGGTGGGGACGACGGGGTCGGGCGACTGCACGATTGCTGGCTTCGTGGCAGCGCTGCTGCGCGGCGACGGGCCCGCCCAGGCCGCCGATGCTGCCACTGCGGTCGGCGCCTGTAGCGTCGAGGCGGCCGATGCAACCAGCGGCGTGCCGTCGTGGCCCGTGGTGGCCGAGCGCGTGCGGCGCGGCTGGCAACGGTGGCCTGTTACGCTCGACGTCGGATCAGCAGTTCAGACGGCTTAGCCCGTCTTAGCAGGAGTGAATCCATGAACATGGGCATCTCGCGAACCCCCGATCCCTCGTCGCCTCAGGCACGCCGCCAGCGCGCTGCGGACATGCTTCGCAACGCCGGTATCGTGCTGACGGATGACGAGGCGGCATCGATCGAACTGGCGGACTTCGGGCTGAGCGACTTTGATCGCCAGGGCCTGTCGCTGGTCGTCTACGCCAATACCGACAGATACTGCGGCAAGGAACTGGTCTTGTTCCCGCACCAGACGTGCCCAGAGCACCGCCACCCGCCCGTGCCGCTGCCCGACGGGCGGACGGATCCGGGCAAGATGGAGACCTTCCGCTGCCGCTGGGGCCAAGTGTTCGTATACGTCGAAGGCACGCCGACGCCCAACCCGAAAGCACCTGCGCCGGCGGGCAGCGCCGAGCACTACACGGTGTGGCACGAGGTCGCGCTGCGGCCCGGGCAGCAGTACACGATCCCGCCGGACACGCTGCACTGGTTCCAAGCTGGCCCGGCCGGAGCGATCGTCACCGAGTTCTCGAGCACGAGCCGCGACGAGCTGGACGTCTTCTCCGATCCGAACATCCGCCGCGTGGGTTAAGCGCAGCCCGAGGAGCCGTCATGTCCGATCGCCCTCAACGTCCATCGCCATCGCCATCGCCACCGCCGCCGCCGCCCCTGCGGGTCGTGCAGGGCCAGCCGTCGTGGCGGGTCGCGTCGTCGACGGTCGAGGCCTTCGTCACGCGCACGGGCGGGCAGCTCGGGCCTGTGACGTTCGACCGAAGCGGACGACGCATCCGGCCACTGTCGGTGGCGCCATGGGCGACCGAGCCGCACCCGCGCGGGCTGCCGCCGATGCTGGCGACGCTGCGCGGCGACTTCTTCTGCATGCCGTTCGGTGGCAACGAGCACCCGCACCGCGGCGAGCAGCACCCGCCGCACGGTGAGACGGCCAACGTGGCGTGGTCGTTTCGATCGCTGACCAAGCAACAGGGACGCACCGAGCTACAGCTGACCCTACGCACGCGCGTGCGACCGGCGACCGTGACGAAGGTCGTACGCTTGATCGACGGGCACGACGCGGTCTACACGCGACACGTGATCGAAGGCGCGTCCGTACCCATGAACCTCGGTCACCAAGCGATGCTGCGCTTCCCGGCGGGCGATGCGACGGGCGCGATCGCGACCAGCCCGTTCGTCCACGGCCAGGTCTACCCCGGTCCGCTCGAGAACCCCGCGACGGGTGGCTACCAGTCGCTGCGGCCGGGGGCGACGTTCACGTCGCTCGCCGAGGTGCCGGCGCTGGACGGCAGCACGGCCGATCTGTCGCGCTACCCCGCACGCCGGGGGTTTGAAGATCTGGCGACCGTCGTACATGACGATGCGCTGCGGTTCGCCTGGACGGCCGTCACGTTCGCGGCCGAGGGGTACGTCTGGCTGACGCTGAAGGACCCGCGCGTGCTGCGGCAGACGATCTTCTGGATCAGCAACGGTGGCCGGCACTACGCGCCGTGGTCGGGCCGACACGTGGACGTGATGGGCATCGAGGACGTCACCAGCTACTTCCATGAAGGGCTGGCGGCATCGGCGTCGCCCAACCCGTTCAGCCGCGCCGGTTGGCCGACGACGCTGCGTTTGTCGCCCCGCTGGCCGACGGTGGTAAACTCGATCATGGCCGTCGCTCCCGTGCCACGCGGGTGCGCGCCGGTAACAGCGGTTGAGGCCGACGATGGCGACGGTGGCATCATCCTGCGTGCTGGACGCCGCACGGTCGCCAAGGCTCAAGTTAACCTAAACTTCCTCAGCGACTCTTCGGCTCCGCAGTGACCAATCGCGCCGCGCCTTAACGATAAGACATCGCATGACGACCTACGCCGATCCCGCCCGTCCGACGCCACCGACGCCACCATCCAGTGGCCGCGCGAGCACTTCGTTGCCGGTGCTGCCAAGCGGCCCCAGCGACAGCACCGACCCGCACCTGGAGGCGATCGCCACCGATCTGCGCCGGCTGGTGCGCGGCCAGGTGCGCTTCGGCCGGCACGATCGAGCACTGTATGCGACCGACGCCTCGCCGTACCAGGTGGAACCGATCGGCGTGGTGATCCCCGCGGACATCGACGACGTCGCCACCGCCGTGCGGTACTGTGCCGAGCATCGCATCGCGCTGCTGCCGCGCGGCGGTGGGACAAGCCTCGCCGGCCAGTGCACGAACCGGGCGGTCGTGCTCGACCTGTCGTCGCTGTGCCGGCGGCTGCTCGACGTCGACGCCGCCAACTGCTTATGCCACGCCGAGCCTGGCATCGCGATCGACGAGCTGAACCGACAACTCGAGGCCCGCGCACCGGGCCTGCTGTACGCGCCCGACCCCGCCACGGTGGCGCAGGCAACCGTGGGCGGCACGATCGGCAACAACGCCGCCGGTGGGCGGTCGATTCGCTACGGCCGCACCAGCGAGAACCTTGCTGGCGTCGAGGTGCTGCTGAGCACTGGCGAACGATGCTGGCTCGAACCTGGGGCCGGCCGACGCAGCGCGGTGGCGCAGCGCTTGGCGCAAGGCGTCGCCGACGTCTGCGTGCGCCACGCCCAACTGATCCGCGAGCGCTTCCCGAAGACGATCCGTCGCAACGCGGGCTACGGCTTGGACATGGTTCTGCAACAGCTCGACCGCGGCGTGGCGGTGGACGACCTCGACCTGTCGGGCCTGATCTGCGGTAGCGAGGGCACGCTGGCGATCATCGTCGGCGCCAAGCTGAAGCTGCACCCGGCGCCACGCGCGACCGCCCTGGCGATCGCGTCGTTCCCGTCGCTGGACGCGGCGATGGACGCGGTGAACCCGATCCTGGCCACTGGGCCCAGCGCCGTCGAACTGCTCGACGACGTTGTGCTGCGGGCCGCCAAGGGTAACGAGGTCTGCCGGCCGTACGTCGACCTGTTGCCACGCACCACGGGTGGTGCCGAGCCGGCGGCCGTGTTGTACGTCGAGTACCAGGGCGCCGACGCCGCCGACGTGGAGGCAGGACTGGCGCGGTTGACCACGACGCTGCCGGGCGTGGCAATCGCCGCGTACCGCGACAAGCCGGCGATGCTGAAGGCGTGGGTGTTGCGCAAGAGCGGCGAGGCCCTGCTGCACGGGCTGCCGGGCCGCCGAAAGCCCCAGACGTTCGTCGAGGACAACGCCGTGCCGGTGGAGCGCTTGCCCGAATTCGTGCGGCGATTCCGTGAGATCGTCGCCCGCCATGGCACGCAGGCGTCGTACTGGGCGCACGCCAGCGTGGGCGTGTTGCACGTGCGGCCGATGCTCGATCTGCACGATCCCGCAGACCTGGCACGCATGCGCGCGATCGCCGTGGAGGTGGCCGACCTGGCCCGCGACTGCGGCGGCGTGATGAGTGGCGAGCATGGCGACGGCCGGGTGCGTGGGCCGCTGCTCGAGCGGTTCTTCGGGGCGGAACTCGTCGCGGCGTTCGGCGAGGTGAAGCGCCTGTTCGATCCGGTCAACATTCTGAACCCGGGCATCCTCGTCGACCCGGGCCCGGTCGAGACGATTACCGATCACCTGCGGACCGCAGAGCGCGCTGCGACCGCGCGGGCACCGGTGGACACGTACTTCGACTACGGCGATCAGGACGACTTCGACCACGCGGTCGAGCAGTGCAACGGCGCCGGCTTCTGCCGAAAGACCGCCGGCGGGACGATGTGCCCCAGCTATCGCGCCACGTTTGACGAGCGCCACAGCACGCGCGGCCGCGGCAACGCGCTGCGCGAGGCGATCCGCGGGCGTCTAAGTGCCGCCGGCCGGCCTGCGTGGGACGACCCGGACACGCACGAGACGCTGGACCTGTGCCTCAGCTGCAAGGCGTGCAAGAGCGAGTGCCCGAGCAACGTCGACGTGGCGCGGCTGAAGGCCGAGTACCTCGCCCAGAGTTGGCGCGCCCGCGGCAAGCCGCCGCTGCGCGCCTGGGTCTTCGGCCACGTTCGGCGGTTGAACCGGTTGGGATCCGTCACGCCCGCCGTCGCCAACTTCGTCTCGAACCTGCCGCCGGTGCGCGGCATCATGAACGGCGTGCTGAAGCTCGCGCCACAGCGCACGCTGCCGGCGTTTGGGCCAAGCCTGTACCGGTGGTTCGGCAAGCGTCGGCAACGCGACGGCGGCGGGGCAGTGGCGGCAGGTGGGCGGCAGCGGCGGCCAACGGTGGTGCTGTACGGCGACTGCTTCACGGTCTACAACGACCCGCACATCGGCCGGGCGGCGGTGCAGGTGCTGGAAGCGCTGGGGTACGCGGTCGAACTGCCTCCGGTGGCGTGTTGTGGTCGCGCGATGATCTCGACCGGCCTGCTGCCCGACGCGATCGCCTCGTCCGACCGCGCGATGGCGACATTGCTCCCGTACGCCAACCGCGATGACGTGGCGGCGATCGTCGTCGGTGAGCCGTCGTGCTTATCCGCGATGACGGATGACTGGCTGCAACTGAAGCTGTCGACGCCGCTGGCGGACCGCAAGCGGGTCGCCGCGAAGGCGATGTTGATCGAGGACTTTGTCGACCGCTTCTGGGCGTCGCACCCCAACGAGCCCGCGATACCGGTCGATGCGCCGGCGATCGTGCTGCACGGGCACTGTCACCAGAAGGCCCTATGGGGCGACGGCACCAGCGCCAGCCTGCTGCGGCGATTGACCGGCGGACGCGTGACAGTGTTGGACTCCGGCTGCTGCGGCATGGCCGGCAGCTTCGGGTACGGCGCCGACAAGTACGACGTGTCGATGGCAATCGGCGAACTGTCGGTCTTCCCACCGCTGCGGAAGGCGGATCCGGATACGGTGATTTGCGCACCTGGCACCAGCTGCCGTCATCAAATTAAGGACGGCACCGGTCGACACGCCTTGCACCCGATCGAGCTGGCCGCTCGTTTGCTTCTGCTTCCACCGGCCGCCGACCCCGTCGCGACCGCGGCGAAAAATGGGGCCCCGCGAGTCTGATTCGCGGGGCCTCAACGGATCCTGATCGTGCCGGTTGGCGAACTAATGCTGGAACGCGCCGGCGTCGGGTGCCGCATTCAGCGGGCGCGGATTGCCGTCTATATCGGTTAGCGGCGTGATTGGCTCCCAGCGACCCTTGCCCAGTGCCGGACTGCCGGGCTTCACGCGGAAGTTGGTCATCGAGGGTTCCTGCCAAGTGGTCAGCCAAGGGTCAACGAACAGCGGGTCGGCCACCACGTCGTCGGTGCCCATGATGGGCGGAAAGCCACCACCGAAGTAGACGTTGTTGGCGCGGGTGATGTTCGTGTTTCCCTTGTCCGATCCATCCTTGTTCACCGTGTTCACCGGTTGGCCGTCGCGCGCCCACATCACGTTGTTGATGACGCGCGCATCGTTCGTGCGCTGCAGGAAGATCTGGCCCCATCGCAGTTCCGGGCTGGCGCCGTTCATGAAGGCGGTGTTGTTGATGATGTCCAACTGGTGCGCCTTAAACGCGTGAATGCCGGACCCGCCGTTGTGGGTCGCCACGTTGTTCTGCACGAGCGTGCGGCCGAGGTAGGCGGCGTTCTGGGTCGGCATGACGATCGAGTCGATGATGATGCCGTTGCCGTCCGACACCTTGCCGATGTGCTTCCACATTATGTACGTGCGGTTCCAGCTCACGCGGTTATTGCGCAGCAGCGTCTTGTAGACGTTGCTGGTCGTGTCGAAGTTGAACGTGCCCATCGTGCCCATGCCCGAGGTGGCGTAGATCGTGAACCAGCTGTTGTAGCGGCTGACGTTGTTCTCGTAGGTGACCCAGTCGGCGTCGGTGAGGCCGATGCCACCGCCGGGGCAGTACTCGGCAAGGCAATCGGCGATGCGCACGTGATGGGGACCCTTCCCGCCGCGCAGGCCGTTGCCGCTGATGCCGTTGCCATTGGTGGTGGGCAGCGGCTTGCCGATGTCGTCCTTATAGTTGGCCATCACCCGGTCGGCCTGACCGCGCACGTGCAGGCCGCGCAGCTCGAGGTAGGCGGGCGGCGTGTCCTTGTACTTCTCGTTCCGCACGGTGCCGCCGATGCGGATGGCGCACCACGAGTCGACGTTGATGATCGTGGGCGTGTGGCCGGGGTAGTTCTTCACGACGATCCACGCGTCGGGCTCGCCGGCCGACTCGATGTGCATGATGCCGTCCTGGACGGTGTTTGGCTCCGTGCGGTGGTACTCGCCGTCCATCAGCAGGACGATGTCGCCGGGCTTGGCGAGGTCGACGGCCTTCTGCGGCAGCTTGAAGGGAGTGTTCTCGGTTAGGCCGTCGTTGTCGTCGGAACCGGTGGGCGACACGTAGTAGGCCGGGCTGGCGTAGCAGACGTTGTCGATGCGCAGTGAGTGCGACGCCGACGCCGGGAACGCCGGGCCGGACATGACGTAGGAGATCTGCACGAACGGGTCGGCCGGATTGAACGTGCCCTCGCCAGAGCGCTTCATGGTTGAAAGGTCAATCGCCGAGCGAACGTAAAAGTCGGGTGCCGCCGGGTAGACGACCGTTTCCAATCCGCCGGTGCGGCGTTTGTTGGCATCGAACGATTCGAACCGCACGGTGACGGGTCGGGCGATAGAGGTCGACAGGTCGAACGACAGAGTGAGCTTGCCGAGGTTCGTCTCGGTGTTGGCCGCCGCCAGCAGGCCACTGGTGAACAGTGCGTGCCATTCACCGTTTGCCTCGCCCACCTCGGCCGTGAGCAGGATCCCACCGGAGGGCTTGTCGGTGCCGGCCTGAACGATGGTGCCAATGGGGGCGTGTTCGATCGTCGGTTCCACGGGCAGCGGCGTGGCCGGCATCACGTCTGACGATGCGGACATCCAGGGGTTCGCCCCCTCGAAGTCGTACCGGAAGATGACGCCACCGATCGCTGGCGACCCCAGAGATGCCGCGATCGTGGTTGCGGCGAGAAGAACCTTAGCATGTAAACACTTGAGCATGTTGAACTCCATGAAGATGACGACCGGACGAGACAGACATCCACGGCCGACGGGACGCGCGATTACGGAAACTGGATGGTCAGGCTCGTGCCGTTCGACGTGAGCGTGCGCATCTGCCGGGCCGTCCGCTCACCCCAGGTGACGGTGAACTCGTAGTCGCCCAGGTGGCCGCGCGTCTGCGCCTTGCCCTGCGCGTCGGTCGTGACGTCGGCGCTCGTGCGCCACTGGTTGCGCACGAGGTCGCGCCACACCGCCGCGTTGGGCTTCTCCGACCAATCCTTTCGGTACATTGCGCCGTCGGGCTTCCAGTGCCGGCTTTCCCAGAAGCCCCATTTGGTAAAGCCCGTGACGGCCGGGTGACTGTAGAGCGCGATGAGGAAGTCGCGCGTGTAGTCGGCCTGCAGCGACTCGTCGGTCGTGTTGATCTCGAACTCGGTGATCTGCAGTTCCAACCCCGGCACAGCTAGCAGGTCCAGATCGGTCAGGACGTCTTCAGGATTGCGCACCTGCCGCCCCACGTGGCCCTGAATGCCCATGCCGTCGATCGGCGCGCCGGCGGCGAGCAGGCGCTGGACGATGTCGACGTACTTCGCGATCGTATCGGGGCTCTTGCGGCTGTTGAGCATGCCGTAGTCGTTGATGAACAGCTTCGCGCGGGGGTCGGTCTCGCGAGCCACCTTGAACCACTCGGCGGCCTCGCTCTCGGGGACGTACTTGAAGAAGTCGCGCTCGTGGACCATCTCGTTGATGACGTCCCAACCGACGATGCGCCCGCGCGTGGCGGTCATGATGTCGCGGATGTGTTCCTTGATCAACGGGGACATCTCGGCGCGCGGGGCCGGCATGGCCGCGATGCGCTTGGGTGCGAACCGGTCGCCGGGCCAGACCAGGCAGTGGCCGCGCATGCGCAGCCCCTGCGACTCGATCCAGCCAGTCGCCTTCAGCGACATCGCGCGGACGGCGGCGCTGCCGCTCCACTTGTGCCATTTCATGTCGTTGCCGATCACCAGCGTGTCGAACATCTCCAAGGCGGTCTGGCGATAGCGCTCGGCGTCCGGACTGTCCTCGACGATGGTGCCGGCGCTGACCTCGCTGCCGAAGATGAACGCCGGGCGTACGAGCCGCACCGCGACCGCCGCGTCGGGGACGGGCTTGCCCGTCGCGTCGATCACGCGGATGTCGAGCGGCGCCGTGCGGATCCTCTCGATGCGCGCCAGCGCTTCTTTACGCCACGCGGCGCCCTCCTCGCGGCCCTTATAGGTGAAGCGCGTCTGCGGCAACTCGGCGATCGTCGCGCGGTCGCCGAAGTTCAGCACTGAGAAGGAGGCGATCTCGACGGCCTGGGGGATCGTGCCGAAGCGAAGCTGGATCTCGCACTGGCCCGCGTCGGCGTCGCGCGCCGCGGAGAACGGCACCTCGATCAGCGCCCAGTCGGGTCCGGCCGTCAACGGCAGTACGATGTGCGGCGTGTATTCAGGCGTCCGTTGCAGCACCGCCAGCTCGAACAGCGCCTCGCCCGATTCCTGACGGGCGTACTCGGCCCGGACCTGGAACCGCGCCAGCATCACGTCGCCACGCTTGATCGGCATGCGGTTCGCCCACCGCACGCTCACGTGGTCGGTCCACTTGGGCCGGTTGAACGACTCCACCCGCAGCACGGGCGCTGAACCCTGAGACGTGGACCAGGCGGCCGTCGGTGACGGGGTCGACTCGGCCCTATCCTGAAACGTCATCTCCTTCGGCAGGTCGTCGGGCAACAGGTTCATCGGTGCTTTCGACGTCAG
The Tepidisphaeraceae bacterium DNA segment above includes these coding regions:
- a CDS encoding carbohydrate kinase family protein, translated to MIADASDNPPTDPRLPQVIVAGHICLDLIPQLTGPARVEPGRLVKIGPAAVSTGGAVANTGIALHRLGVPVRLMGKVGDDLFGRAILDVLRGQDPRLADAMRVATGEASSYSIVISPPNVDRSFMHCSGANDTFTADDVNYDLLSGARLFHFGYPPIMRQMYADGGRELRSMFGRVREAGLATSLDLCQPDPASEAGRLDWVQLLSGTLPFVDVFLPSIDELLYMLDRPTHDRLAGGETLNAVMNRARLAVIADQCLAMGAAVVAMKLGEHGLYVRTSTDPARVAAFCSRLGLDRMEWSGKEALSPCFRVERVVGTTGSGDCTIAGFVAALLRGDGPAQAADAATAVGACSVEAADATSGVPSWPVVAERVRRGWQRWPVTLDVGSAVQTA
- a CDS encoding FAD-linked oxidase C-terminal domain-containing protein; the encoded protein is MTTYADPARPTPPTPPSSGRASTSLPVLPSGPSDSTDPHLEAIATDLRRLVRGQVRFGRHDRALYATDASPYQVEPIGVVIPADIDDVATAVRYCAEHRIALLPRGGGTSLAGQCTNRAVVLDLSSLCRRLLDVDAANCLCHAEPGIAIDELNRQLEARAPGLLYAPDPATVAQATVGGTIGNNAAGGRSIRYGRTSENLAGVEVLLSTGERCWLEPGAGRRSAVAQRLAQGVADVCVRHAQLIRERFPKTIRRNAGYGLDMVLQQLDRGVAVDDLDLSGLICGSEGTLAIIVGAKLKLHPAPRATALAIASFPSLDAAMDAVNPILATGPSAVELLDDVVLRAAKGNEVCRPYVDLLPRTTGGAEPAAVLYVEYQGADAADVEAGLARLTTTLPGVAIAAYRDKPAMLKAWVLRKSGEALLHGLPGRRKPQTFVEDNAVPVERLPEFVRRFREIVARHGTQASYWAHASVGVLHVRPMLDLHDPADLARMRAIAVEVADLARDCGGVMSGEHGDGRVRGPLLERFFGAELVAAFGEVKRLFDPVNILNPGILVDPGPVETITDHLRTAERAATARAPVDTYFDYGDQDDFDHAVEQCNGAGFCRKTAGGTMCPSYRATFDERHSTRGRGNALREAIRGRLSAAGRPAWDDPDTHETLDLCLSCKACKSECPSNVDVARLKAEYLAQSWRARGKPPLRAWVFGHVRRLNRLGSVTPAVANFVSNLPPVRGIMNGVLKLAPQRTLPAFGPSLYRWFGKRRQRDGGGAVAAGGRQRRPTVVLYGDCFTVYNDPHIGRAAVQVLEALGYAVELPPVACCGRAMISTGLLPDAIASSDRAMATLLPYANRDDVAAIVVGEPSCLSAMTDDWLQLKLSTPLADRKRVAAKAMLIEDFVDRFWASHPNEPAIPVDAPAIVLHGHCHQKALWGDGTSASLLRRLTGGRVTVLDSGCCGMAGSFGYGADKYDVSMAIGELSVFPPLRKADPDTVICAPGTSCRHQIKDGTGRHALHPIELAARLLLLPPAADPVATAAKNGAPRV
- a CDS encoding right-handed parallel beta-helix repeat-containing protein, which produces MLKCLHAKVLLAATTIAASLGSPAIGGVIFRYDFEGANPWMSASSDVMPATPLPVEPTIEHAPIGTIVQAGTDKPSGGILLTAEVGEANGEWHALFTSGLLAAANTETNLGKLTLSFDLSTSIARPVTVRFESFDANKRRTGGLETVVYPAAPDFYVRSAIDLSTMKRSGEGTFNPADPFVQISYVMSGPAFPASASHSLRIDNVCYASPAYYVSPTGSDDNDGLTENTPFKLPQKAVDLAKPGDIVLLMDGEYHRTEPNTVQDGIMHIESAGEPDAWIVVKNYPGHTPTIINVDSWCAIRIGGTVRNEKYKDTPPAYLELRGLHVRGQADRVMANYKDDIGKPLPTTNGNGISGNGLRGGKGPHHVRIADCLAEYCPGGGIGLTDADWVTYENNVSRYNSWFTIYATSGMGTMGTFNFDTTSNVYKTLLRNNRVSWNRTYIMWKHIGKVSDGNGIIIDSIVMPTQNAAYLGRTLVQNNVATHNGGSGIHAFKAHQLDIINNTAFMNGASPELRWGQIFLQRTNDARVINNVMWARDGQPVNTVNKDGSDKGNTNITRANNVYFGGGFPPIMGTDDVVADPLFVDPWLTTWQEPSMTNFRVKPGSPALGKGRWEPITPLTDIDGNPRPLNAAPDAGAFQH
- a CDS encoding endo-1,4-beta-xylanase translates to MQLSFACLLAAIGVFAVAANLTVAAPPPPVASLDEALTSKAPMNLLPDDLPKEMTFQDRAESTPSPTAAWSTSQGSAPVLRVESFNRPKWTDHVSVRWANRMPIKRGDVMLARFQVRAEYARQESGEALFELAVLQRTPEYTPHIVLPLTAGPDWALIEVPFSAARDADAGQCEIQLRFGTIPQAVEIASFSVLNFGDRATIAELPQTRFTYKGREEGAAWRKEALARIERIRTAPLDIRVIDATGKPVPDAAVAVRLVRPAFIFGSEVSAGTIVEDSPDAERYRQTALEMFDTLVIGNDMKWHKWSGSAAVRAMSLKATGWIESQGLRMRGHCLVWPGDRFAPKRIAAMPAPRAEMSPLIKEHIRDIMTATRGRIVGWDVINEMVHERDFFKYVPESEAAEWFKVARETDPRAKLFINDYGMLNSRKSPDTIAKYVDIVQRLLAAGAPIDGMGIQGHVGRQVRNPEDVLTDLDLLAVPGLELQITEFEINTTDESLQADYTRDFLIALYSHPAVTGFTKWGFWESRHWKPDGAMYRKDWSEKPNAAVWRDLVRNQWRTSADVTTDAQGKAQTRGHLGDYEFTVTWGERTARQMRTLTSNGTSLTIQFP